In the Leptospira limi genome, one interval contains:
- a CDS encoding flavin-containing monooxygenase — translation MALPKVCVIGAGSSGITVIKSLKEHGIPFDCYEKGSDVGGNWRYKNDNGLSNIYKSLHINTHRDRMEYRDFPMPTNYPDYPNHEPIQQYFLSYVDHFGLRKHIQFKNGVKKVERTEDGLWRITPEKGPTQIYDVLVVANGHHWSERWPDPAFPGKFSGQTIHSHSYVDPKTPVNCEEKNVVVLGMGNSAMDISVELSRPGVAKKVFLSARRGAYVIPNYLFGKPLDKLTEYTPHWVPFFIQQTLAHLLIRFGVGKMEDFGLPKPDHKFGSAHPTISQDLLVRLGRGDIKPKPVITELRGKKIAFADGTEEEADVLIYCTGYNIKFPFFEEDFLSAPNNYIPLYYKMMKPGINNLFFVGLMQPLGAIMPLAECQGKWISQYLTGNYVLPSKEEMERSILKDEKAMKKRYVNSSRHTIQVDYDSFLYDMKKEMEQGKKRAAKEGNHLPIEARAMYHSEKSHVLSSRKQKQLVSK, via the coding sequence ATGGCACTTCCTAAAGTATGTGTAATTGGAGCTGGTTCTTCTGGAATCACCGTCATCAAATCCTTAAAAGAACACGGCATTCCGTTTGATTGTTACGAAAAGGGAAGTGATGTTGGTGGCAACTGGCGTTACAAAAATGACAATGGCCTGAGTAATATTTATAAATCCTTACACATCAACACCCATCGGGACAGAATGGAATATCGTGATTTCCCAATGCCAACAAACTATCCCGATTATCCCAATCACGAGCCCATCCAACAATACTTTTTATCCTATGTAGACCACTTTGGGCTTCGCAAACACATCCAATTCAAAAATGGAGTGAAAAAAGTCGAACGTACAGAAGATGGTCTTTGGAGGATTACTCCAGAAAAAGGACCCACACAAATCTATGATGTGTTAGTTGTTGCGAATGGCCATCACTGGAGTGAACGTTGGCCCGACCCGGCTTTCCCGGGAAAATTTTCTGGACAAACCATCCATTCACATTCCTATGTAGACCCAAAAACACCTGTTAACTGCGAAGAAAAAAACGTAGTGGTTCTTGGCATGGGAAATAGTGCCATGGATATCTCGGTAGAATTATCGAGACCTGGTGTTGCTAAAAAAGTATTTTTGTCAGCAAGGAGAGGTGCTTATGTCATCCCCAATTATCTTTTTGGAAAACCATTAGACAAATTAACCGAATACACTCCGCATTGGGTTCCATTTTTCATCCAACAAACACTCGCTCACCTTCTGATTCGTTTTGGAGTGGGGAAAATGGAAGACTTTGGTTTACCTAAACCAGATCATAAATTTGGATCTGCTCACCCAACCATTTCCCAAGACTTACTGGTGAGACTTGGCCGAGGTGATATCAAACCAAAACCTGTGATCACCGAACTCCGTGGTAAAAAAATTGCCTTTGCCGATGGTACCGAGGAAGAAGCAGATGTTCTCATTTACTGCACAGGGTATAATATCAAATTTCCTTTTTTTGAAGAAGATTTTCTCTCTGCGCCAAACAATTATATCCCACTTTATTATAAGATGATGAAACCTGGAATTAACAATTTATTCTTTGTGGGCCTCATGCAACCGTTAGGTGCCATTATGCCACTAGCAGAATGCCAAGGGAAATGGATTTCTCAGTACCTAACTGGAAACTATGTTTTGCCATCCAAAGAAGAAATGGAAAGAAGCATTCTCAAAGATGAGAAGGCGATGAAAAAAAGGTATGTGAATAGTTCAAGGCATACCATCCAAGTGGATTATGATAGTTTTTTGTATGATATGAAAAAAGAAATGGAACAAGGTAAAAAAAGAGCAGCAAAGGAAGGAAACCATTTGCCAATCGAAGCACGTGCCATGTACCATTCAGAGAAGAGCCATGTTCTTTCTTCTCGCAAACAAAAACAATTGGTATCCAAGTAA
- a CDS encoding M23 family metallopeptidase — MFFLLANKNNWYPSKTIHLSRSYKHTICFLTLILLETGCASKGYSYQGNPLFGWMEASGEVRTTDPFPILKRYPTFHAIDFEFPVGGKYADGYYLAQKFGAENAKFGGRKHLGEDWNALTGGDSDYAAPVYAFGNGVVSEIADYGGGWGKVIRIVHQQNLPNGKFYYLETVYAHLHTIDVEPGQLVKKTEWIGTIGDAGGSYPAHLHFELRSKIGAPLGGGYGLNTDGFLPPTRWLMQYGPKEKSFSEETFQWMGEKNGTL, encoded by the coding sequence ATGTTCTTTCTTCTCGCAAACAAAAACAATTGGTATCCAAGTAAAACAATCCATTTGTCACGTTCGTACAAACACACAATCTGTTTCCTAACACTTATTTTACTAGAAACAGGTTGTGCCTCCAAAGGGTATTCCTACCAAGGAAATCCACTTTTTGGTTGGATGGAAGCATCTGGGGAAGTGCGAACCACTGACCCTTTCCCCATCCTCAAACGGTATCCAACTTTCCATGCTATTGATTTTGAATTCCCTGTAGGAGGAAAGTATGCGGATGGGTATTACCTAGCGCAAAAGTTTGGAGCCGAAAATGCAAAGTTTGGTGGGAGAAAACACCTAGGTGAAGATTGGAATGCACTCACTGGTGGTGACTCTGATTATGCAGCCCCGGTTTATGCCTTTGGTAATGGAGTCGTTTCCGAAATTGCTGATTATGGTGGTGGTTGGGGAAAGGTGATTCGGATTGTCCACCAGCAGAACTTGCCAAATGGAAAATTCTATTATTTAGAAACAGTATATGCTCATCTCCACACAATCGATGTAGAACCAGGCCAACTTGTGAAAAAAACCGAATGGATTGGAACCATTGGCGATGCAGGGGGAAGTTATCCCGCCCACCTTCACTTTGAGTTACGATCCAAAATTGGTGCCCCGTTAGGTGGGGGTTATGGCCTGAATACGGACGGATTTTTACCACCAACGCGGTGGCTCATGCAATACGGTCCCAAAGAAAAGTCATTTAGCGAAGAGACATTCCAATGGATGGGAGAAAAAAACGGAACCCTTTGA